One Rhea pennata isolate bPtePen1 chromosome 3, bPtePen1.pri, whole genome shotgun sequence DNA segment encodes these proteins:
- the ZBTB2 gene encoding zinc finger and BTB domain-containing protein 2 isoform X1 — translation MKVICFSECKKMDLANHGLILLQQLNAQREFGFLCDCTVAIGDVYFKAHKSVLASFSNYFKMLFVHQTSECVRLKATDIQPDIFSYLLHLMYTGKMAPQLIDPVRLEQGIKFLHAYPLIQEASLASQGTFSHPDQVFPLASSLYGIQIADHQIRHPTKVTSATDKLGREPRPQTSRMNQEQVSEGSQLSQLATTLPQVTRTNMTTSDPLPSSLSPELVSAAGNNSPTGEEANMEASSSDEQPASLTIAHVKPSIMKRNGSFPKYYACHLCGRRFNLRSSLREHLQIHTGVPFTSSQQGENNMSLSLCNNTGEKDAMEVPEAGMISDSELQQISDSPIIDGQPQSETPPPSDIADIDNLEQADQEREVKRRKYECSICGRKFIQKSHWREHMYIHTGKPFKCSTCDKSFCRANQAARHVCLNQSMDTYTMVDKQTLELCTFEEGSQMDNMLVQTNKPYKCNLCDKTFSTPNEVVKHSCQNQNSVFTLEEDRSILLGSGDTEATETDNSVLASIKKEQEAVLLD, via the exons ATGAAagtcatttgcttttcagagtgTAAAAAAATGGATTTGGCCAACCATGGACTtattctgctgcagcagctaaATGCTCAGAGAGAGTTTGGTTTCCTATGTGACTGCACAGTTGCTATTGGTGATGTCTACTTCAAGGCACACAAATCTGTCCTTGCTTCTTTCTCCAACTACTTTAAGATGTTGTTTGTTCATCAAACCAG CGAATGTGTCCGTTTGAAAGCAACTGACATACAGCCAGATATCTTCAGTTATCTCTTGCATTTGATGTACACTGGGAAGATGGCACCGCAACTCATTGACCCAGTTCGACTAGAACAGGGCATAAAGTTTCTGCATGCATATCCACTCATTCAAGAGGCCAGCCTTGCAAGCCAGGGAACTTTTTCCCACCCGGATCAAGTTTTTCCATTAGCATCTTCACTATATGGCATTCAGATTGCAGATCACCAGATAAGACATCCCACTAAGGTTACATCAGCAACTGACAAACTCGGGCGAGAACCAAGGCCACAGACTTCACGGATGAACCAGGAACAGGTTTCTGAGGGCTCACAGCTCTCGCAGCTAGCTACAACTCTACCACAAGTGACCCGGACAAATATGACCACTTCTGACCCGTTGCCATCATCCTTATCTCCGGAATTGGTATCTGCTGCTGGCAATAATTCACCCACTGGAGAAGAAGCCAACATGGAAGCATCTTCTTCGGATGAACAGCCTGCTTCACTCACAATAGCTCATGTCAAGCCAAGCATTATGAAAAGGAATGGAAGCTTCCCAAAATACTATGCCTGCCACCTCTGTGGCCGCCGGTTCAATTTGCGAAGTAGTTTGCGTGAGCACCTCCAGATCCACACAGGAGTTCCCTTCACCTCTTCCCAGCAGGGAGAAAATAACATGTCTTTGTCTCTCTGTAACAACACAGGTGAAAAAGATGCCATGGAAGTGCCTGAAGCTGGAATGATTAGTGACAGTGAGCTGCAGCAGATCTCAGACTCCCCAATAATTGATGGGCAGCCGCAATCAGAGACACCACCCCCCTCAGATATTGCAGATATAGACAACTTGGAGCAGGCAGATCAAGAGAGGGAAGTAAAAAGACGGAAATATGAATGTTCCATTTGTGGTCGCaaatttattcagaaaagcCACTGGAGGGAGCACATGTACATACACACCGGCAAACCTTTCAAGTGCAGCACTTGTGACAAAAGCTTTTGTAGGGCTAACCAGGCTGCCCGACATGTGTGCCTAAACCAGAGCATGGACACGTACACAATGGTGGACAAGCAGACTCTGGAACTCTGTACTTTTGAGGAAGGCAGTCAAATGGACAACATGCTGGTACAGACCAATAAGCCCTACAAATGTAACTTGTGTGACAAAACGTTTTCAACTCCCAATGAAGTAGTTAAACATTCGTGCCAAAATCAAAACTCTGTCTTTACATTAGAAGAAGATCGCTCCATTCTGCTAGGTAGTGGGGACACGGAAGCCACAGAGACTGATAATTCAGTGTTAGCCTCCATCAAAAAGGAGCAGGAAGCAGTGTTGTTAGACTGA
- the ZBTB2 gene encoding zinc finger and BTB domain-containing protein 2 isoform X2 has translation MDLANHGLILLQQLNAQREFGFLCDCTVAIGDVYFKAHKSVLASFSNYFKMLFVHQTSECVRLKATDIQPDIFSYLLHLMYTGKMAPQLIDPVRLEQGIKFLHAYPLIQEASLASQGTFSHPDQVFPLASSLYGIQIADHQIRHPTKVTSATDKLGREPRPQTSRMNQEQVSEGSQLSQLATTLPQVTRTNMTTSDPLPSSLSPELVSAAGNNSPTGEEANMEASSSDEQPASLTIAHVKPSIMKRNGSFPKYYACHLCGRRFNLRSSLREHLQIHTGVPFTSSQQGENNMSLSLCNNTGEKDAMEVPEAGMISDSELQQISDSPIIDGQPQSETPPPSDIADIDNLEQADQEREVKRRKYECSICGRKFIQKSHWREHMYIHTGKPFKCSTCDKSFCRANQAARHVCLNQSMDTYTMVDKQTLELCTFEEGSQMDNMLVQTNKPYKCNLCDKTFSTPNEVVKHSCQNQNSVFTLEEDRSILLGSGDTEATETDNSVLASIKKEQEAVLLD, from the exons ATGGATTTGGCCAACCATGGACTtattctgctgcagcagctaaATGCTCAGAGAGAGTTTGGTTTCCTATGTGACTGCACAGTTGCTATTGGTGATGTCTACTTCAAGGCACACAAATCTGTCCTTGCTTCTTTCTCCAACTACTTTAAGATGTTGTTTGTTCATCAAACCAG CGAATGTGTCCGTTTGAAAGCAACTGACATACAGCCAGATATCTTCAGTTATCTCTTGCATTTGATGTACACTGGGAAGATGGCACCGCAACTCATTGACCCAGTTCGACTAGAACAGGGCATAAAGTTTCTGCATGCATATCCACTCATTCAAGAGGCCAGCCTTGCAAGCCAGGGAACTTTTTCCCACCCGGATCAAGTTTTTCCATTAGCATCTTCACTATATGGCATTCAGATTGCAGATCACCAGATAAGACATCCCACTAAGGTTACATCAGCAACTGACAAACTCGGGCGAGAACCAAGGCCACAGACTTCACGGATGAACCAGGAACAGGTTTCTGAGGGCTCACAGCTCTCGCAGCTAGCTACAACTCTACCACAAGTGACCCGGACAAATATGACCACTTCTGACCCGTTGCCATCATCCTTATCTCCGGAATTGGTATCTGCTGCTGGCAATAATTCACCCACTGGAGAAGAAGCCAACATGGAAGCATCTTCTTCGGATGAACAGCCTGCTTCACTCACAATAGCTCATGTCAAGCCAAGCATTATGAAAAGGAATGGAAGCTTCCCAAAATACTATGCCTGCCACCTCTGTGGCCGCCGGTTCAATTTGCGAAGTAGTTTGCGTGAGCACCTCCAGATCCACACAGGAGTTCCCTTCACCTCTTCCCAGCAGGGAGAAAATAACATGTCTTTGTCTCTCTGTAACAACACAGGTGAAAAAGATGCCATGGAAGTGCCTGAAGCTGGAATGATTAGTGACAGTGAGCTGCAGCAGATCTCAGACTCCCCAATAATTGATGGGCAGCCGCAATCAGAGACACCACCCCCCTCAGATATTGCAGATATAGACAACTTGGAGCAGGCAGATCAAGAGAGGGAAGTAAAAAGACGGAAATATGAATGTTCCATTTGTGGTCGCaaatttattcagaaaagcCACTGGAGGGAGCACATGTACATACACACCGGCAAACCTTTCAAGTGCAGCACTTGTGACAAAAGCTTTTGTAGGGCTAACCAGGCTGCCCGACATGTGTGCCTAAACCAGAGCATGGACACGTACACAATGGTGGACAAGCAGACTCTGGAACTCTGTACTTTTGAGGAAGGCAGTCAAATGGACAACATGCTGGTACAGACCAATAAGCCCTACAAATGTAACTTGTGTGACAAAACGTTTTCAACTCCCAATGAAGTAGTTAAACATTCGTGCCAAAATCAAAACTCTGTCTTTACATTAGAAGAAGATCGCTCCATTCTGCTAGGTAGTGGGGACACGGAAGCCACAGAGACTGATAATTCAGTGTTAGCCTCCATCAAAAAGGAGCAGGAAGCAGTGTTGTTAGACTGA